One stretch of Nicotiana tabacum cultivar K326 chromosome 18, ASM71507v2, whole genome shotgun sequence DNA includes these proteins:
- the LOC107768601 gene encoding inactive protein RESTRICTED TEV MOVEMENT 1-like, whose translation MIKVCPFIGLNGEIWDDKEDKVVKIFISHGRRVNFIQFLYIKNGFFVLSNKHGGDGGLRFDTIKLDYPSEFITWIRGYYVEFHPTVIQPANYVTSITFGTNKATYGPFGTHESSDTEFDFQFGTDGAFGGFHGTTHIHYLESIGVYIKPITCSTTVENREANNSDVS comes from the exons ATGATTAAGGTTTGTCCATTTATTGGATTAAATGGTGAAATATGGGATGATAAGGAAGATAAAGTAGTCAAGATTTTTATATCTCATGGTAGAAGAGTGAATTTCATTCAGTTTTTATACATAAAAAATGGATTCTTTGTCTTGTCCAATAAACATGGTGGTGATGGAGGCTTAAGATTTGATACA attAAACTTGATTATCCCTCAGAGTTTATCACTTGGATACGTGGTTACTATGTGGAATTTCATCCTACAGTAATTCAACCTGCTAATTATGTGACATCAATCACATTTGGTACAAATAAAGCTACTTATGGACCTTTTGGAACCCATGAAAGTTCTGATACTGAGTTTGATTTTCAGTTTGGAACAGATGGAGCTTTTGGTGGATTTCATGGCACAACTCATATTCATTATCTTGAAAGTATCGGTGTTTATATCAAACCAATTACTTGTTCTACAACAGTAGAGAACAGGGAAGCAAATAACAGTGATGTTTCATGA
- the LOC107768604 gene encoding agglutinin alpha chain: MAFKIEIVASSKLKGEKWDDVDQGDIAMIFVSFGRIISHLQFLYFKDGNFSLSGKHGDLIEHLEIIKLDYPSEYLIGVNGRHGVIGTDKVLKSITFVTNKNSYGPFPKNRPTYMGSEDTEFNINVGNWLNGFHGTIFNGQLESFGVYINPIPISKDIDYDKIDVIDC; encoded by the exons ATGGCATTCAAAATTGAAATTGTGGCAAGTAGTAaattaaaaggagaaaaatggGATGATGTTGATCAAGGTGATATTGCAATGATTTTCGTTTCCTTTGGAAGAATAATTAGTCATCTCCAATTTTTATATTTCaaagatggaaacttttctttatCAGGCAAACATGGTGATCTTATCGAACATCTGGAAATA ATCAAGCTAGATTATCCATCTGAATATCTAATTGGAGTAAATGGTAGGCATGGAGTAATTGGAACAGATAAAGTATTGAAATCAATCACATTTGTGACCAACAAAAACTCATATGGACCTTTTCCAAAAAATAGACCTACTTATATGGGAAGTGAAGATACAGAATTCAACATAAATGTTGGAAACTGGCTCAATGGATTTCATGGCACAATTTTTAATGGTCAACTTGAAAGCTTTGGAGTTTACATTAATCCAATCCCAATTAGCAAAGATATTGATTATGATAAAATAGACGTAATTGATTGTTAA